In the genome of Pogona vitticeps strain Pit_001003342236 chromosome 13, PviZW2.1, whole genome shotgun sequence, one region contains:
- the LOC110085017 gene encoding testis-expressed protein 47 isoform X1: MANLVTDSVPRGTLLSALEEKRRQQMKKYLLHRLFFVAMLREEVLDGEITAYHEQLFQRIQKFHLGEPASGVLLIYSRCILHILEASSGTLYHILTDLAALEKQGPKALLQDVKIVVMSHNIPTRLFTQWYTTMVDVPVTLEDVTQSQTTEEVITECLTLILKLGVYLATLKVGNKGLSECLHNVVPELLVPAETIQCLCRAKECLSPAEFLKMYSNPLQPSMDSETVWPTPAHMFK; this comes from the exons ATGGCCAACCTGGTGACCGACTCGGTGCCGAGGGGCACCCTCCTCAGCGCGCTGGAGGAGAAGCGAAGGCAACAGATGaag AAATACCTCCTGCATCGGCTGTTCTTTGTGGCCATGTTGAGGGAAGAGGTCCTGGATGGAGAGATCACAG CTTACCACGAGCAGCTTTTCCAGAGGATTCAAAAGTTCCACCTGGGAGAACCAGCCTCGGGCGTCCTCCTGATCTATTCCCGCTGCATTCTCCACATTCTTGAG GCATCCAGTGGCACTCTCTACCACATCCTCACGGACCTTGCAGCCTTGGAAAAGCAGGGGCCCAA GGCTTTGTTGCAGGATGTTAAGATAGTGGTAATGTCTCATAACATCCCCACCAGGTTGTTCACACAGTGGTACACAACGATGGTGGACGTTCCGGTTACGCTTGAAGATGTGACCCAGAGCCAGACTACGGAGGAAGTCATTACCGAGTGCCTGACGCTCATCCTCAAACTGGGTGTCTACCTTGCAACCCTCAAG GTGGGCAATAAAGGCCTGAGCGAATGTCTCCACAACGTCGTCCCCGAACTGCTGGTTCCGGCTGAAACCATCCAGTGTTTGTGCAGAGCAAAAGAATGCCTGAGTCCTGCCGAATTTCTGAAAATGTACAGCAACCCCCTGCAGCCCAGCATGGATTCAG AAACAGTGTGGCCCACTCCTGCTCATATGTTCAAATGA
- the LOC110085017 gene encoding testis-expressed protein 47 isoform X3 has product MANLVTDSVPRGTLLSALEEKRRQQMKKYLLHRLFFVAMLREEVLDGEITAYHEQLFQRIQKFHLGEPASGVLLIYSRCILHILEASSGTLYHILTDLAALEKQGPKLFTQWYTTMVDVPVTLEDVTQSQTTEEVITECLTLILKLGVYLATLKVGNKGLSECLHNVVPELLVPAETIQCLCRAKECLSPAEFLKMYSNPLQPSMDSETVWPTPAHMFK; this is encoded by the exons ATGGCCAACCTGGTGACCGACTCGGTGCCGAGGGGCACCCTCCTCAGCGCGCTGGAGGAGAAGCGAAGGCAACAGATGaag AAATACCTCCTGCATCGGCTGTTCTTTGTGGCCATGTTGAGGGAAGAGGTCCTGGATGGAGAGATCACAG CTTACCACGAGCAGCTTTTCCAGAGGATTCAAAAGTTCCACCTGGGAGAACCAGCCTCGGGCGTCCTCCTGATCTATTCCCGCTGCATTCTCCACATTCTTGAG GCATCCAGTGGCACTCTCTACCACATCCTCACGGACCTTGCAGCCTTGGAAAAGCAGGGGCCCAA GTTGTTCACACAGTGGTACACAACGATGGTGGACGTTCCGGTTACGCTTGAAGATGTGACCCAGAGCCAGACTACGGAGGAAGTCATTACCGAGTGCCTGACGCTCATCCTCAAACTGGGTGTCTACCTTGCAACCCTCAAG GTGGGCAATAAAGGCCTGAGCGAATGTCTCCACAACGTCGTCCCCGAACTGCTGGTTCCGGCTGAAACCATCCAGTGTTTGTGCAGAGCAAAAGAATGCCTGAGTCCTGCCGAATTTCTGAAAATGTACAGCAACCCCCTGCAGCCCAGCATGGATTCAG AAACAGTGTGGCCCACTCCTGCTCATATGTTCAAATGA
- the LOC110085017 gene encoding testis-expressed protein 47 isoform X2 — MNRPDPTAASSFLKYLLHRLFFVAMLREEVLDGEITAYHEQLFQRIQKFHLGEPASGVLLIYSRCILHILEASSGTLYHILTDLAALEKQGPKALLQDVKIVVMSHNIPTRLFTQWYTTMVDVPVTLEDVTQSQTTEEVITECLTLILKLGVYLATLKVGNKGLSECLHNVVPELLVPAETIQCLCRAKECLSPAEFLKMYSNPLQPSMDSETVWPTPAHMFK, encoded by the exons ATGAATAGACCCGACCCGACCGCAGCTTCCTCTTTCCTA AAATACCTCCTGCATCGGCTGTTCTTTGTGGCCATGTTGAGGGAAGAGGTCCTGGATGGAGAGATCACAG CTTACCACGAGCAGCTTTTCCAGAGGATTCAAAAGTTCCACCTGGGAGAACCAGCCTCGGGCGTCCTCCTGATCTATTCCCGCTGCATTCTCCACATTCTTGAG GCATCCAGTGGCACTCTCTACCACATCCTCACGGACCTTGCAGCCTTGGAAAAGCAGGGGCCCAA GGCTTTGTTGCAGGATGTTAAGATAGTGGTAATGTCTCATAACATCCCCACCAGGTTGTTCACACAGTGGTACACAACGATGGTGGACGTTCCGGTTACGCTTGAAGATGTGACCCAGAGCCAGACTACGGAGGAAGTCATTACCGAGTGCCTGACGCTCATCCTCAAACTGGGTGTCTACCTTGCAACCCTCAAG GTGGGCAATAAAGGCCTGAGCGAATGTCTCCACAACGTCGTCCCCGAACTGCTGGTTCCGGCTGAAACCATCCAGTGTTTGTGCAGAGCAAAAGAATGCCTGAGTCCTGCCGAATTTCTGAAAATGTACAGCAACCCCCTGCAGCCCAGCATGGATTCAG AAACAGTGTGGCCCACTCCTGCTCATATGTTCAAATGA